From a region of the Drosophila ananassae strain 14024-0371.13 chromosome XL, ASM1763931v2, whole genome shotgun sequence genome:
- the LOC6503081 gene encoding UDP-xylose and UDP-N-acetylglucosamine transporter has translation MAVNLKALLGMVFVFVGCCSNVVFLELIIQIDPGAGNLITFAQFLFIALEGLVFTSKFFTVKPNIALKDYVILVLLFFGANVCNNYAFNFNIPMPLHMIFRSGSLMANMIMGIILLKKRYNLRQYSSVAMITAGIILCTLVSSGDVKDNTHHSLRVETSYSDFFWWSVGIALLTIALLVTAYMGIYQEVIYKRYGKHPNEALFYTHMLPLPGFLIMAGNIVQHFGIALSSETVTVPLLGAIGLEWKFPLMIFYLLCNVVTQYVCISAVYLLTTECASLTVTLVVTLRKFVSLLFSIIYFRNPFTLNHWLGTVLVFFGTILFANVINQVKDAYQARSIGKKQRFETAPRPKKVD, from the coding sequence ATGGCCGTTAACCTGAAAGCCCTGCTGGGCATGGTCTTTGTCTTTGTGGGATGTTGCAGCAACGTTGTGTTCCTAGAGCTAATCATCCAGATCGATCCGGGTGCCGGCAATCTGATAACATTCGCCCAGTTCCTCTTTATCGCCCTGGAGGGCCTCGTCTTTACGTCCAAGTTCTTTACGGTGAAGCCGAACATCGCTCTGAAGGACTATGTGATACTGGTGCTGTTATTCTTTGGGGCGAATGTCTGCAATAACTATGCCTTCAACTTCAACATACCAATGCCGCTGCACATGATCTTTCGCAGTGGATCGCTGATGGCCAACATGATAATGGGGATTATATTGCTGAAGAAACGCTACAATCTGCGGCAGTACAGCTCTGTGGCGATGATCACAGCTGGTATTATCCTGTGTACGCTTGTCTCCAGCGGCGATGTCAAGGACAACACCCACCATTCACTGCGGGTGGAGACCTCATATTCGGACTTCTTCTGGTGGTCGGTGGGCATTGCCCTGTTGACGATCGCCCTGCTGGTTACCGCCTACATGGGCATCTATCAGGAGGTGATCTACAAGCGATATGGAAAGCATCCCAATGAGGCACTCTTCTATACACATATGCTGCCACTGCCGGGCTTCCTCATCATGGCCGGCAACATTGTCCAGCATTTTGGCATTGCCCTGTCCTCCGAAACGGTCACGGTACCACTGTTGGGTGCCATCGGTTTGGAATGGAAGTTCCCGCTTATGATATTCTATCTGCTGTGCAATGTGGTTACCCAGTATGTGTGCATCAGTGCCGTCTATCTGCTGACCACTGAGTGCGCCTCGCTCACCGTCACCCTGGTCGTTACGTTGCGAAAGTTCGTTTCGCTTCTCTTCTCGATCATTTACTTCCGCAACCCGTTCACCCTCAACCACTGGCTGGGCACCGTTCTCGTCTTCTTCGGCACCATCCTCTTTGCCAATGTGATCAACCAGGTGAAGGACGCCTACCAGGCCCGTTCCATTGGAAAGAAACAGCGCTTCGAGACAGCTCCCAGACCAAAGAAGGTTGATTAA
- the LOC116655335 gene encoding uncharacterized protein LOC116655335 produces MGRNPSVAILAMGLAFCAFCHFFVTCKADDASDLRKGIESLSKVMEKYRAELDNKVKFVKLQEAIDVIDEAMLGYQGKAKDRLPRVRNLNSDARLTYENCVAPVFEWCISVNSTFDIVIPYINDINLSKSDKDLIWNMTVNALNAGLEKTTKSLELLTNVQYKTAELKNLFQSILHDVHDDFGYDGFYGQAKADLEAKIADSEVERKTGIAAFVGVLFGVIGGVIFGPIGAAAGFGVAFAVTYGIQEWAHWNQKKTYKEQIEAIDNFFTLLTKKIEEATEIVKGIEAALEEDKTNLHKLRGVIEGANIKKDLLLADSVGLRAMYIPDIQKLKDECTNYVNWHGYDAPFYERMKSRTRRSASSFCRVQRSEAKDMLVETASSNSTRFQTMNRIIDQIDC; encoded by the exons ATGGGAAGGAATCCTTCTGTTGCCATTTTGGCCATGGGATTGGCTTTCTGTGCTTTTTGTCACTTTTTCGTCACCTGCAAAGCAGACGATGCTAGTGACTTGAGAAAAGGAATAGAAAGCTTGTCGAAAGTCATGGAGAAGTACCGAGCCGAATTAGACAACAAGGTGAAGTTTGTGAAGCTGCAGGAGGCCATCGATGTTATTGATGAGGCCATGCTGGGCTACCAGGGAAAGGCCAAGGACAGACTGCCCCGGGTTCGCAACCTGAACTCCGACGCCCGACTCACCTACGAGAACTGCGTGGCTCCTGTCTTCGAGTGGTGCATCTCCGTCAACAGTACCTTCGACATAGTCATCCCCTACATCAACGACATAAACTTGTCGAAAAGCGATAAGGATTTGATCTGGAACATGACAGTGAATGCCTTGAATGCGGGCCTCGAAAAAACCACCAAATCTCTAGAGCTCCTCACCAATGTCCAATACAAAACCGCTGAGCTCAAGAATCTGTTCCAATCCATATTGCATGACGTCCACGATGATTTCGGTTATGATGGATTTTATGGCCAAGCGAAGGCGGATCTGGAGGCGAAGATAGCCGACAGTGAGGTGGAACGGAAGACAGGAATCGCGGCTTTCGTTGGCGTTTTGTTTGGTGTGATCGGTGGCGTGATTTTTGGACCGATTGGTGCTGCAGCGGGCTTTGGAGTCGCCTTTGCGGTAACATATGGTATCCAGGAGTGGGCCCATTGGAATCAAAAGAAAACCTACAAGGAGCAAATAGAGGCTATCGACAACTTCTTCACGCTTCTGACTAAAAAGATCGAGGAAGCCACCGAGATAGTGAAAGGCATCGAGGCTGCCCTGGAGGAGGACAAAACCAATCTTCACAAGCTCCGCGGAGTAATTGAAGGCGCCAATATT aaaaaagaCCTATTGCTTGCGGATTCTGTGGGCCTGCGAGCCATGTACATTCCAGACATCCAGAAACTGAAGGATGAGTGCACCAATTACGTGAACTGGCACGGATACGATGCTCCGTTTTATGAGAGGATGAAGTCCAGGACCCGTCGCTCAGCGTCCTCATTCTGCAGAGTCCAACGATCCGAAGCCAAAGATATGTTGGTCGAGACAGCTTCTTCGAATTCCACACGCTTTCAGACAATGAACAGGATCATTGATCAAATAGATTGCTAG